The following are encoded together in the Bacteroidales bacterium MB20-C3-3 genome:
- the rplU gene encoding 50S ribosomal protein L21: protein MYAIVDIAGQQFKVEKESKIFVHRLSADEGASLSFEKVLLVDNDGVIKVGAPYVEGAVVKATVLEHLKGKKVIVFKKKRRKGYIKKNGHRQYLTQIKIEEIA, encoded by the coding sequence ATGTACGCAATTGTAGATATTGCAGGACAGCAATTTAAAGTAGAAAAAGAGAGTAAGATCTTTGTTCACCGTCTCAGCGCAGACGAGGGAGCTTCTCTTTCATTTGAGAAGGTTCTTCTCGTTGACAATGATGGTGTAATCAAAGTGGGCGCTCCTTATGTTGAGGGTGCGGTTGTAAAGGCTACGGTACTTGAGCATCTTAAAGGCAAAAAGGTTATTGTCTTCAAGAAAAAACGCCGTAAAGGTTATATCAAGAAAAATGGTCACCGTCAGTATCTGACACAGATCAAAATTGAGGAGATCGCTTAA
- a CDS encoding UpxY family transcription antiterminator → MSWYVLYTAARAEKQVAARIEAEGVEKGGVEVYLPLHRLKRKWSDRIKVVEEPLFRSYVFVKCDEHTLYNLKQIPGVANFIWYDRRPARVRDEEIEAIREFLVYAENRELVTSGDRVQILCGSFEKREGRVLWADSKVASLYLEELGAKICVELENIGRVEKPGEGAPAAAGSTRKK, encoded by the coding sequence ATGAGCTGGTATGTTCTTTACACTGCTGCAAGGGCGGAGAAACAAGTTGCTGCCAGGATTGAGGCGGAGGGTGTTGAAAAGGGGGGGGTTGAGGTATATCTCCCGCTTCACAGACTTAAAAGAAAGTGGAGTGACAGAATCAAGGTTGTAGAGGAGCCGCTATTCAGGTCGTATGTATTTGTTAAGTGCGACGAGCATACTCTCTATAATTTGAAGCAGATACCCGGTGTTGCCAATTTTATTTGGTACGACAGGCGTCCCGCCAGGGTAAGGGATGAGGAGATAGAGGCAATAAGGGAGTTTCTTGTTTATGCCGAAAACAGGGAGCTTGTAACATCGGGTGACAGGGTGCAGATTTTATGCGGCTCTTTTGAGAAGAGGGAGGGTAGGGTGCTTTGGGCCGATAGTAAGGTGGCCTCTCTCTATCTTGAGGAGCTTGGTGCAAAGATCTGTGTTGAGTTAGAGAATATTGGGCGGGTGGAGAAGCCTGGCGAAGGTGCTCCGGCGGCTGCCGGGAGTACCCGCAAAAAATAA
- a CDS encoding PQQ-binding-like beta-propeller repeat protein: MRKKFVLISLLLLVFLISPAAFSQNKIVKENNSGLVKFAFLTDLHISDVATNSEDLRLSVADINAAAASGSESAVDFVIFGGDITEFGSDEEIARAYSIINELRIPWYIVGGNHDSKWSESGCNTFKEVFGYEFFDFEAGGVRFIGTNSGPNMRMAPALVPRDAVLWLDSLSKRIAPATPVVFVNHYPLDDAMLNYSDILTSLSRLNVEVALCGHGHNNRAYNYKVEAAGEPAASPAGLNLRAEISRAQYLPLTNIRGVMGRSNLRAGKGAHGYNIITFDKSSGNISFVERAGGVEKKPWHTLKMNTPLPKFAHKVLFNYQDNSDIGSAAVMDPATSGAAKGRIYWVNANGEVKAFDAAAGATGKAGSKGARSAAPAAAPAATAAAKPRWSFVTGSKVFSTPAIHDNKIIFGATDTYIYCLDKDNGKLIWKTKANKSVLGSPTIHNNIVYIGASDNIFRALDINTGKPVWEFNDVKSFVESKAFVDNDGVYFGSWGSTLYKLDPKSGSLLWSWTNNKGRGLSPAAVWPLVANGKVFIATPERMTHAIDAATGKELWRAKGGRESVGLSPDGNTLYIKTMQDTVFAYRTDAEFNGPVPNADKSVRLWSTHTGYGYEIAPSPITAAYGYIFIPTDKGNIFILNEADGSLAGVIPFSGALINLVQPVGAGRLLVSSMDGRVALLEIQPKK, encoded by the coding sequence ATGAGAAAAAAGTTCGTTCTAATTTCATTACTGCTGCTTGTTTTCCTGATTTCACCGGCAGCTTTTTCACAAAACAAAATTGTTAAAGAAAATAATTCCGGACTTGTTAAATTTGCTTTTCTGACTGACCTTCATATATCTGATGTTGCTACAAACTCTGAGGATTTACGCCTCTCCGTGGCAGATATCAACGCCGCCGCCGCCTCCGGTTCTGAAAGTGCGGTAGATTTTGTGATTTTTGGTGGTGATATTACTGAATTTGGAAGTGATGAGGAGATAGCCAGAGCATATTCTATTATAAATGAGCTTCGTATTCCATGGTATATTGTAGGCGGTAACCACGACTCAAAGTGGAGCGAGAGTGGCTGTAATACCTTTAAGGAGGTTTTTGGGTATGAGTTTTTTGATTTTGAGGCGGGCGGGGTTCGCTTTATCGGGACAAATTCGGGGCCTAATATGAGGATGGCTCCGGCTCTTGTGCCAAGGGATGCGGTTCTGTGGCTTGACTCTTTGTCTAAGCGAATCGCGCCCGCCACCCCGGTGGTCTTTGTAAATCACTATCCGCTTGATGATGCAATGCTTAACTACTCTGATATTTTGACATCTCTCTCAAGATTGAATGTTGAGGTTGCTTTGTGCGGACACGGGCACAATAACAGGGCATATAATTACAAGGTGGAGGCGGCGGGAGAGCCGGCCGCCTCACCTGCAGGTTTAAATCTTCGTGCAGAAATTTCCCGGGCGCAATATCTCCCGCTGACAAACATCCGCGGGGTGATGGGCCGCTCGAACCTGCGTGCAGGGAAAGGGGCCCATGGCTACAACATCATAACTTTTGACAAGAGCTCCGGTAATATATCATTTGTCGAGAGGGCAGGCGGTGTAGAGAAAAAGCCCTGGCACACTCTTAAGATGAATACTCCGCTCCCGAAATTTGCCCACAAAGTACTTTTCAATTACCAGGATAACTCCGATATTGGTTCTGCTGCTGTTATGGATCCTGCTACCTCAGGTGCAGCTAAGGGTAGAATTTACTGGGTGAATGCCAATGGTGAGGTGAAGGCGTTTGATGCGGCGGCCGGCGCGACCGGCAAAGCCGGTAGCAAAGGCGCGCGAAGCGCGGCGCCGGCCGCAGCACCTGCAGCTACCGCAGCTGCGAAGCCCCGCTGGAGCTTTGTCACCGGCTCCAAGGTCTTCTCCACCCCTGCGATACACGACAACAAGATAATTTTCGGTGCCACCGATACCTATATATATTGTCTGGATAAAGACAATGGAAAGCTTATCTGGAAAACCAAAGCAAATAAGTCTGTTCTCGGTTCGCCCACTATTCACAACAATATTGTATACATAGGTGCCTCTGACAACATCTTCCGTGCTCTTGACATAAATACCGGCAAACCTGTATGGGAGTTTAACGATGTTAAGAGTTTTGTGGAGTCAAAGGCCTTTGTTGATAACGATGGTGTCTATTTTGGAAGCTGGGGCTCTACCCTCTACAAACTGGATCCAAAATCGGGCTCACTGCTCTGGAGCTGGACAAACAACAAGGGTAGGGGTTTATCTCCTGCAGCTGTATGGCCACTTGTAGCCAATGGTAAGGTATTTATTGCAACTCCCGAGCGTATGACCCACGCAATTGATGCTGCCACCGGTAAAGAGCTCTGGCGTGCAAAAGGCGGACGCGAATCTGTCGGCCTCTCGCCGGATGGCAATACCCTCTACATCAAAACCATGCAGGACACAGTTTTCGCGTACCGTACCGATGCTGAATTTAATGGACCGGTTCCGAATGCAGACAAATCGGTTCGTCTCTGGTCCACCCACACCGGTTACGGTTACGAGATTGCCCCTTCGCCCATCACAGCCGCCTATGGCTACATCTTCATACCTACCGACAAGGGGAATATCTTTATTCTTAATGAGGCCGATGGCTCTCTTGCGGGTGTGATTCCTTTCTCCGGTGCACTCATCAACCTTGTGCAGCCCGTAGGCGCCGGCCGCCTCCTTGTAAGCTCAATGGACGGCCGCGTCGCCCTTCTCGAGATCCAGCCTAAAAAATAA
- the rpmA gene encoding 50S ribosomal protein L27 has protein sequence MAHKKGVGSSKNGRESHSKRLGVKLFGGQYAKAGNILVRQRGTVHVAGENVGMGVDHTLFALIDGVVTFKKKVNNKSYVSVLPVSSTGAEA, from the coding sequence ATGGCACATAAAAAAGGCGTCGGTAGTTCAAAGAACGGACGTGAATCACACAGTAAACGACTCGGCGTAAAATTATTCGGCGGTCAGTATGCTAAAGCAGGTAACATTCTGGTTCGCCAGAGGGGAACTGTTCATGTAGCAGGTGAAAATGTTGGAATGGGAGTGGATCACACCCTGTTCGCACTGATTGATGGTGTTGTAACTTTCAAGAAAAAAGTAAACAACAAATCTTATGTATCTGTACTTCCAGTATCCTCTACCGGAGCTGAAGCGTAG
- a CDS encoding IS3 family transposase, with the protein MVFGCRLLGKTKQAYYKHKKSLKTKKVQAFVAISLVKSQRESLPRIGTKKLHHMLSQPLKEIKIGRDKLNEIIKANGMLVPPLRQYKITTNSRHHFPKYKDLVTGTRIFQPEQVWVGDITYINAKDKYYYLSMITDAYSKKIMGYCIDENMNVELVIKALAMAFNNRQYQTKLTHHTDRGSQYCCKAYQEKLRRMSVITSMTENSDPYTNAIAERVNGIIKHEFLIDGQHHSLLELKLLLAQAVHSYNHLRPHLSCHMLTPDNMHNQRQLRRIEYRNKFLNKKIKV; encoded by the coding sequence ATAGTTTTTGGGTGCAGATTACTCGGGAAAACAAAACAAGCCTATTATAAACACAAGAAAAGTCTGAAGACAAAGAAGGTTCAGGCCTTCGTAGCGATATCGCTGGTTAAAAGCCAGCGGGAGTCATTACCACGAATAGGAACAAAGAAGCTACACCACATGCTTTCTCAACCATTAAAAGAAATCAAAATTGGAAGAGATAAGCTGAACGAGATTATTAAGGCCAACGGGATGTTGGTTCCTCCTCTAAGGCAATACAAAATAACAACAAACTCAAGACATCACTTTCCAAAATACAAGGATCTTGTTACCGGAACCAGAATTTTTCAACCAGAACAGGTGTGGGTTGGAGATATAACATACATCAATGCAAAGGATAAATACTACTACCTGTCAATGATTACTGACGCTTATTCGAAGAAGATTATGGGCTATTGCATTGATGAAAATATGAATGTAGAGTTAGTTATCAAGGCACTGGCAATGGCTTTTAATAACAGACAATATCAGACCAAGCTCACCCATCATACAGACCGGGGGTCTCAATATTGCTGCAAAGCATACCAGGAAAAATTAAGAAGAATGAGTGTCATTACAAGTATGACTGAAAACAGCGACCCTTATACCAATGCAATCGCAGAGAGAGTTAACGGGATAATCAAACATGAGTTCCTCATTGATGGCCAGCATCACTCTTTGCTTGAGTTAAAACTACTACTTGCTCAAGCAGTCCATTCTTATAACCACCTCAGACCTCACTTATCATGTCACATGTTAACACCAGACAACATGCACAATCAGAGACAATTAAGAAGGATAGAGTATCGAAACAAATTCCTAAACAAAAAAATCAAAGTCTGA
- a CDS encoding nucleoside-diphosphate sugar epimerase/dehydratase → MNQIRNRFKRIDHLFLKVMGSFMPRWTIFLFDEFIVVMAFISLWFFRDTIAPEPAQHFTIKLFIVAVIFAATSMFFRTYHGVVRFSTMADLKRLAYSAGAGSAIYFVFVLIFNNTYIEGETHLTFNYWFPLVMGLMTIAGQFIFRFTVRSVFESMEQNSNSSKKTRAFILGSDYESILLGSHILSDRTSRFHPVAFIAFHSNQVGKVVSGVPIISLEKDLSKQMKDFRTNTLLLYKSQLDAMPKDFYDKCIVEGMDIFLVSMFTKYDGNEATPVPQINKIKIEDLLGRNTIKMDRSRIENQFTGQTIMITGAAGSIGSEIARQVSQFDCKEIILVDQAETPLNDLWLDLTAKNTGIKIKPIIGNVSNQIKMRQIFECGKPSLVFHAAAYKHVPMMEFHPSAAVVTNVGGTKVVADLCLEFGVKRFVMVSTDKAVNPTNVMGASKRAAEIYIQSLYLKQLETGVENPTEFITTRFGNVLGSNGSVVPLFRKQIEAGGPVTVTHRDITRYFMTIPEACSLVLEAGCTGKGGEIYIFDMGEAVKIYDLAEKMIRLSGKIPHEDIRIVETGLREGEKLYEELLATTENTLPTYHKKVLIAKVRRYDYDLIHPAIKELLYTANKFVYPLEVVKRLKLMIPEFKSANSKYEALDRELERADLEEVKAQI, encoded by the coding sequence ATGAACCAAATAAGGAACCGATTTAAGAGAATAGACCACCTATTCCTTAAAGTCATGGGCAGTTTTATGCCCCGCTGGACCATATTCCTCTTTGACGAGTTCATTGTTGTAATGGCATTCATCTCTCTCTGGTTCTTCAGAGACACCATTGCACCTGAGCCCGCACAGCACTTCACAATAAAGCTATTTATAGTGGCAGTTATTTTTGCTGCCACATCCATGTTTTTCCGGACATACCACGGCGTAGTGAGGTTCTCCACAATGGCAGACCTCAAAAGACTCGCCTACTCAGCAGGAGCCGGATCCGCAATCTACTTTGTTTTTGTTCTGATTTTCAACAACACCTACATTGAGGGTGAGACACACCTCACCTTCAACTACTGGTTCCCTCTGGTGATGGGGCTTATGACAATCGCCGGCCAGTTTATATTCCGCTTTACAGTCAGGAGCGTATTTGAAAGCATGGAGCAGAACTCAAACAGCAGTAAAAAGACACGCGCATTTATCCTGGGCAGCGACTACGAATCCATACTTCTCGGCAGCCATATATTATCAGACCGTACAAGCCGCTTCCACCCCGTAGCATTTATTGCTTTTCACAGCAACCAGGTGGGCAAAGTTGTAAGCGGCGTCCCAATAATCTCACTTGAAAAAGATCTCTCCAAACAGATGAAGGATTTCCGGACAAACACCCTCCTGCTCTACAAAAGCCAGCTGGATGCAATGCCAAAAGACTTCTACGACAAATGTATAGTTGAGGGAATGGATATATTCCTTGTGAGTATGTTCACAAAATATGACGGCAACGAAGCAACCCCGGTTCCTCAGATCAATAAAATCAAGATTGAGGACCTGCTTGGACGAAACACAATAAAGATGGACCGCAGCCGGATAGAGAACCAGTTTACCGGCCAGACAATAATGATCACAGGTGCGGCAGGCTCAATAGGGAGCGAAATTGCCCGCCAGGTCTCTCAGTTTGACTGCAAAGAGATTATCCTTGTAGATCAGGCCGAGACACCTCTTAACGACCTCTGGCTGGACCTCACAGCAAAGAACACAGGCATAAAGATTAAGCCCATAATAGGCAATGTGAGCAATCAGATAAAGATGAGGCAGATATTTGAGTGCGGAAAACCATCACTCGTCTTCCATGCAGCAGCATACAAACATGTACCCATGATGGAGTTCCACCCATCGGCAGCAGTAGTGACAAATGTAGGGGGGACCAAAGTTGTGGCCGACCTCTGCCTGGAGTTTGGGGTGAAGAGATTTGTAATGGTCTCCACAGACAAAGCTGTAAACCCCACAAATGTAATGGGGGCCTCAAAAAGAGCAGCAGAAATTTATATCCAGTCACTATACCTTAAACAACTGGAAACCGGAGTTGAGAATCCAACCGAATTTATAACTACAAGATTTGGCAATGTACTGGGCTCCAACGGATCCGTAGTCCCTCTGTTCAGAAAACAGATAGAGGCCGGCGGCCCCGTGACCGTCACACACCGCGATATTACACGCTACTTTATGACAATACCGGAGGCCTGTTCGTTAGTTTTAGAGGCAGGGTGTACCGGAAAAGGCGGAGAAATATATATCTTTGATATGGGCGAGGCCGTAAAAATTTACGACCTCGCTGAGAAGATGATCAGACTAAGCGGTAAAATTCCACACGAGGATATCAGAATCGTAGAGACAGGCCTCCGTGAAGGCGAGAAGCTCTACGAAGAGCTCCTCGCCACCACGGAGAACACCCTCCCAACCTACCACAAAAAAGTTCTCATAGCCAAGGTGCGCCGTTATGACTACGATCTTATCCACCCCGCAATAAAAGAGCTGCTCTATACAGCAAACAAATTTGTTTACCCCCTTGAGGTTGTAAAAAGACTCAAACTGATGATCCCTGAGTTTAAAAGCGCAAACTCAAAATATGAGGCGCTGGACAGAGAGCTTGAGAGAGCAGATTTAGAAGAAGTTAAAGCACAAATATGA
- a CDS encoding helix-turn-helix transcriptional regulator translates to MKKNRKNATLDIVLERLSSLELAKIETKMEIAARIEDEMIRRGWSKGDLMNAVGKNSPSIITSWLSGTHNFTIDTLVELEHALDISLVNTLSSNEVVKVATYNLVVNIKADVPKSYLEQNSAFQMINFRSNQIVKS, encoded by the coding sequence ATGAAAAAAAATAGGAAAAACGCTACTTTGGATATAGTATTGGAAAGGTTATCGTCTTTAGAGCTCGCTAAGATTGAGACTAAAATGGAGATTGCAGCAAGAATTGAAGATGAAATGATCAGAAGGGGTTGGAGTAAAGGTGACTTAATGAATGCCGTTGGTAAAAATAGTCCATCAATAATAACTAGTTGGCTTTCGGGCACACATAACTTTACAATAGATACTTTAGTTGAGCTTGAACATGCTCTTGATATCTCGTTGGTTAATACGCTGTCATCAAACGAAGTGGTTAAAGTAGCAACATATAATTTGGTAGTCAATATTAAAGCGGATGTCCCAAAAAGCTATCTGGAACAAAATTCTGCTTTCCAAATGATAAATTTTAGATCAAATCAAATTGTAAAATCATAG
- a CDS encoding DUF4290 domain-containing protein: MDYNTQRKKLIMPEYGRNVQKMIEYVKGIEDKEKRNEQIKTVLTVMGILNPSLRDISDFRHKLWDHVQIISDFDIDIESPYPTPTKETFSTKPHPIPLETTPLKAAHYGRNIQNMIDMVAAKEDGEVKDNMVRVLANYMRQQYLIWNKDSVTEETIFADIKRLSGGKLVVGPNIHIGIHKEGVHNFKEGGHSFNKEGGHNPQHRDNQHRNRNLKFRNNNKGRNKIG; this comes from the coding sequence ATGGATTACAATACACAAAGGAAAAAGCTTATTATGCCGGAGTACGGCAGGAATGTCCAGAAGATGATTGAGTATGTGAAGGGGATAGAGGACAAGGAGAAGCGCAATGAGCAGATTAAGACTGTTCTTACGGTTATGGGGATTTTAAATCCTTCGCTGAGGGATATCAGTGATTTCAGACACAAGTTGTGGGATCATGTCCAGATAATTTCTGATTTTGATATTGATATCGAATCACCTTATCCAACTCCCACCAAGGAGACTTTTTCAACAAAACCTCATCCTATTCCGCTTGAGACTACCCCTTTAAAGGCTGCTCACTATGGAAGAAATATCCAGAATATGATTGATATGGTGGCTGCCAAGGAGGATGGCGAGGTTAAGGATAATATGGTGAGGGTTCTGGCTAACTATATGAGACAGCAGTATCTTATATGGAACAAGGATTCGGTAACTGAGGAGACAATTTTTGCGGACATCAAGAGGTTGTCCGGCGGAAAACTTGTTGTAGGGCCAAATATTCATATCGGGATTCATAAGGAGGGTGTGCACAACTTTAAGGAGGGGGGCCACAGCTTCAACAAAGAGGGTGGTCACAATCCTCAGCACAGGGATAATCAGCACAGGAATCGTAACCTGAAGTTTCGCAATAACAATAAGGGCAGAAATAAAATTGGATAA
- a CDS encoding nucleotide sugar dehydrogenase has translation MYGELKEGRVKLAVVGLGYVGLPLALEFARFVDVVGVDVDEALVAKLWKGVDPNGEIGADSFSGRRISFTTNPAELKGARFIVVAVPTPVDRHNKPDLSPLLSATKSVGKYLKRGDVVVYESTVYPGCTEEECVPVLESLSGLKCGVDFKVGYSPERINPGDTEHSLQNTVKIVSGCDGETLDLVARVYELVVKAGVHRAPAMKVAEAAKIIENTQRDVNIALMNELSILFNRMGINTYDVLKAAGTKWNFLPFTPGLVGGHCIGVDPYYLVHKAAALKYHTQMVASGRFVNDSMGGYIAKQTVKRLLGARVVSGAAGAAPSGAGPGGTAAGAAAPAASRAGLRVLVLGFTYKENVSDIRNTRVADIVNELQSYNLQVDVVDPKADGAEVLDEYGIVLEPKAEGMYDAVILAVAHKEYREMGVKGLSALLAEGGLFVDVRGLFREMEAKFMYWSL, from the coding sequence ATTTATGGTGAACTTAAGGAGGGGAGGGTGAAGCTGGCGGTTGTGGGGTTGGGTTATGTGGGGTTGCCTCTGGCTCTGGAGTTTGCGAGGTTTGTGGATGTTGTGGGGGTGGATGTGGATGAGGCGCTGGTGGCGAAGTTGTGGAAGGGGGTTGATCCTAACGGGGAGATTGGTGCCGATTCGTTTTCGGGGAGGAGGATTTCGTTTACGACAAATCCGGCGGAGCTGAAGGGGGCTCGGTTTATTGTGGTGGCTGTGCCGACTCCGGTTGACAGGCATAACAAGCCTGATTTATCGCCGTTGTTGAGTGCTACTAAAAGTGTGGGTAAATATTTGAAGAGGGGGGATGTGGTTGTTTATGAGTCGACGGTTTATCCGGGGTGTACCGAGGAGGAGTGTGTGCCTGTGCTTGAGTCTCTCAGCGGGTTGAAGTGTGGGGTGGATTTTAAGGTGGGGTATTCGCCTGAGAGGATAAATCCGGGTGATACTGAGCATTCGTTGCAGAACACTGTGAAGATTGTGTCGGGGTGTGATGGTGAGACGCTTGATCTGGTGGCTCGTGTCTATGAGCTGGTTGTGAAGGCGGGTGTGCACAGGGCTCCGGCAATGAAGGTGGCTGAGGCTGCAAAAATTATTGAGAATACTCAGCGTGATGTTAATATTGCGCTTATGAATGAGCTCTCGATTCTGTTTAACAGGATGGGGATAAATACTTATGATGTGCTTAAGGCTGCGGGGACTAAATGGAATTTTCTTCCGTTTACACCGGGGCTGGTAGGGGGACATTGCATCGGCGTGGATCCGTACTATCTTGTACATAAGGCTGCTGCGCTTAAGTATCATACTCAGATGGTGGCGAGCGGGAGGTTTGTGAATGATTCGATGGGTGGGTATATTGCGAAGCAGACGGTGAAGCGGTTGCTCGGGGCGCGAGTGGTGAGCGGGGCGGCGGGCGCGGCTCCGTCAGGAGCCGGGCCGGGCGGCACAGCGGCCGGGGCCGCTGCGCCCGCCGCCAGCAGGGCAGGATTGCGGGTTCTGGTCTTAGGTTTCACATACAAGGAGAATGTCTCTGATATAAGAAATACTCGGGTGGCTGATATTGTGAATGAGCTTCAGTCGTACAATTTACAGGTGGATGTTGTTGATCCTAAGGCGGATGGTGCCGAGGTGCTGGATGAGTACGGAATTGTGCTTGAGCCAAAGGCGGAGGGGATGTATGATGCTGTAATTCTTGCTGTTGCTCATAAAGAGTACAGAGAGATGGGGGTGAAAGGGCTATCGGCCTTGCTTGCTGAGGGGGGACTCTTTGTTGATGTTAGAGGACTCTTCAGGGAGATGGAGGCGAAGTTTATGTACTGGTCTTTATAA
- a CDS encoding transposase codes for MKFKKKRARRVQDGYIHVCIRGNRRHNVFYDNSDRYEFLARLKWAAEQHSTTVMEFVLMDNHVHLLVSTDKLSMFVSSLLISYVKWYNLKYSTSGNLFESPFLSASKNKTEWAIRTSMYILQNPVKAGICKHPADYNWSSCRCHFKRFNSFNKHIKLDTSLCDSVFETEIKFLKEIGEKIIKSSELTEKEESIKARIPDSEVINHTNIYLKKNHNSKKITELNKLEKIILIKHLSLKTQATARQIASITQENYRWVLTLCKSNPDKLSEED; via the coding sequence ATGAAATTTAAGAAAAAGAGGGCGAGAAGAGTACAGGATGGTTACATACATGTTTGCATCAGGGGTAACAGAAGACATAATGTCTTCTACGACAATTCTGACAGATATGAATTTTTGGCCAGGCTTAAGTGGGCAGCAGAGCAACACAGCACAACTGTAATGGAATTTGTTCTGATGGATAATCATGTTCACCTCCTTGTTTCAACTGATAAACTTTCAATGTTTGTAAGCAGCCTTCTGATAAGCTATGTAAAATGGTATAATTTAAAATACTCTACCTCAGGCAATTTATTTGAGAGTCCATTTTTAAGCGCTTCCAAGAATAAAACTGAATGGGCAATCAGAACATCAATGTATATTTTACAAAATCCGGTAAAAGCCGGAATTTGTAAACATCCTGCCGATTATAACTGGAGCTCATGCAGATGCCACTTTAAACGCTTCAACTCGTTTAACAAACACATTAAACTTGACACCTCTTTATGTGATTCAGTGTTTGAAACAGAAATCAAATTTTTAAAAGAAATAGGCGAAAAAATTATAAAAAGCAGCGAACTTACAGAAAAGGAAGAATCCATTAAAGCCAGAATTCCAGATAGTGAAGTTATTAACCACACAAATATTTATTTAAAAAAGAACCACAATTCTAAAAAAATCACTGAACTCAACAAATTGGAAAAGATAATATTAATCAAACATTTATCTCTTAAAACCCAGGCAACAGCCAGGCAAATTGCATCCATCACTCAAGAGAACTACAGGTGGGTGCTCACTCTCTGTAAATCAAATCCAGACAAGCTTTCGGAAGAAGATTGA
- a CDS encoding UbiX family flavin prenyltransferase: MESNTLAAAGAAPAARRLVIGVTGASGQIYAARIIEVVRHLQTAASAEAGAPGAPASAPRIDLDLIFTDTARQVYPHETGLPLPLGLTPNDTYYNRNASGSNAPDAFIIIPCTMGTLARIAAGTSDDLICRVADVQLKERRPLIIVPRETPYSLIHLRNMTTLTEAGAIIAPASPAFYAVGQSDINQVITQFVYRILSIARIYPLPEEQRWMHLATVFGK, from the coding sequence ATGGAAAGCAACACCCTTGCGGCCGCGGGCGCAGCGCCTGCGGCACGCCGCCTGGTGATTGGCGTCACCGGTGCCTCCGGCCAGATCTACGCCGCCCGCATAATTGAGGTCGTCCGCCACCTGCAAACCGCCGCTAGTGCAGAGGCGGGTGCCCCGGGGGCTCCCGCCTCCGCACCCCGCATCGACCTTGACCTCATCTTCACCGACACCGCCCGCCAGGTCTACCCCCACGAAACCGGACTGCCCCTCCCTCTCGGCCTAACCCCAAACGACACCTACTACAACAGAAACGCCTCGGGCTCCAACGCCCCTGACGCCTTCATAATCATACCATGCACAATGGGTACTCTGGCCAGGATTGCCGCGGGCACCTCTGATGACCTCATTTGTCGCGTTGCCGATGTCCAGCTGAAGGAGCGCCGCCCTCTGATTATCGTCCCCCGCGAGACACCCTACTCCCTCATCCACCTCCGCAACATGACCACCCTCACCGAAGCCGGCGCCATAATTGCCCCCGCCTCCCCCGCATTTTATGCTGTTGGGCAAAGTGATATTAATCAAGTTATTACTCAATTTGTATATCGCATCCTCTCAATCGCCCGGATCTATCCCCTGCCGGAAGAGCAGCGGTGGATGCACCTTGCCACAGTTTTTGGCAAGTAA